The Martelella endophytica genome contains the following window.
GACCCGGTGCGCACCGGTGCCATCGTCGAGACTGCGCCAGCCCCCGACATCCCCGGCCCCGTCCCGGGCCTTGTAACGCCGTCGGCCGAAGTTCCGGTGGCACTGCATATCCCGGGCTATCCCGACCGGGGCCCGGTTCCGACACCGCGGCCGCGCTGAAACGGTGCCTGTTTTCTGCCCGCGGCGATTTAAATCCCCGGCTCACGGGTCTATATGGAACCCAACAGACATGAAGGGCCGGCCATGACCACCAAACTCGACCAGATTCTCGAAGACTTTGCCTTTCTCGATGACTGGGAAGACCGCTATCGCTATGTGATCGAGCTCGGCCGCGAACTGCCCGATCTGCCGGATGCCGAGAAGACCGAGGAAAATCGCGTCCATGGCTGCGCCAGCCAGGTCTGGCTGGTGACCGAGATCGGTAACGGCGACGACCCGATGATGACCTTCAGGGGCGATTCCGACGCCCATATCGTGCGCGGCCTGGTCTCGATCGTCCTCACCGTCTATTCCGGGCTGAAGGCCTCGGAGATCGCCCGGACCGACGCGATCGAGACCTTCCGCAAGATCGGCCTCGTCGAACACCTCTCCGCCCAGCGTGCAAACGGCCTCAATGCGATGGTGACCCGGATCCGCGACCTTGCGGCCCGGGCCTTCGCCGCCTGAGCTGAAGGCTGCCAGTTCAATCCTCAGCAAAAAGTGCGGCAATCTCCGGCCGATAACCCGCCTCACCCCAATGCCTGACACCGCCCCGCGCCGGCGGCGGCGCATAGTGGCGGGCAAGGGCCTGAAGCGCGGTGCGCACCATCAGCTTGGCCGAGCGAACCGGCCACTGCCGCTCCCGCTCCATCCGTTCGAGCCCCTTCATGAAGCAGCAGAAATCGATAGCGACATCGGCGAGTTCCGGCCCGATTGCGCCCAGTGCAGCGCTGACCCGCTTTCGGGCGTCGAGCATTGCGTCGGTCATGTCCGACGGCCCTCGCCATCCGCCGCGTCCGCGGCTTTCGAGCCTTGGCGTCAGCGCCGCTGACACCCCCGGCAACATACCAGCGCGGTAGAAATCCCGCGCCAGCCTCTCGCCCGCCTCGAAGGCAGCCTCCGACAGGAAAGGCTTGCCGTCGCGCGCAACCATCCGCGCCATGACCTCCAGCGGTGACTTTTCGCCGCGCTCAGACATCGTCATGCACCCCCGCAGCGACCACGACCGAAAGCGCCAGGCGCTCCACAGAGGCAATGAACTCGTCGAAATCCCGCTCATCGCGGCGATCCTCGATGACCCGGCAGGAATAGGCCACGGTGGTTCTGTCACGCCCGAAAGCCTGGCCGATCTCGCTCAGCGAGAGCTGCAGCGTCACGTGGCAGACATACATGGCGATCTGCCGGAAATGCGAAACCGGCCGCCGCCGATCCTGATGGAACGAGATCCGGTCGCCGGCGACGAATGCCATTTCCTTGGTGATCAGAAGGACAATCCGGCAGGCCCTGCGGATGGCGCTGGCATTGCTGCAATTCTCCCAGTTTTCCCGCATGCCCGCACCACCGGCGTAGCGGTCCGATACGTATCGGGTCTCGGTAGCAAGCTCTGTGTGTGTGCTCATCGTTCTCCCCAACATGGATAGGAATTAATTCTTACATATCCTACCTAAGCGGGGAGACAACATGGCCTTACATCGGGAGCCTCATTTGTTTTCGTTCAATTTTCAATTTTTACGATAGGATTATATTCCTATTTCGTTCCACCATCAAAATTGCGGCGAATCAGGCAACCCACCGACAGCGTTTGCCCGTCAGCCTAAAAGGTCACAACCAAGAGTAACGAAAGATCAGGTGGAGAACCCGTAAGTCATCATGTCGTCTGCGGCATTAAAAACAACGAGAATGCTGAGGATACAGATCCCAAAACAAGAAACCGGCCCGCTTTTGGCGAGCCGGTTCAAAAAAAAGGATCAGGCCTGATCAGCGCTTGCGACGCTGGCCCAGCCCCATTTCCTTGGCAAGCCGCGACCGGGCTTCGGCGTAGGAAGGGGCCACCATCGGGTAATCGGCCGGGAGATCCCACTTCTCGCGGTAAGAGTCGGGCGACAAATCATGATGGGTCATGAGATGGCGCTTCAGCGACTTGAATGTGCCGCCGCATTCCAGGCAGACCAGATGATCACCGCTGATCGACTTGCGAACGGAAACCGCCGGCTTCTGCTTTTCGGCAGCCGGCAGACTGCCGACCGGCTTGGAGGTATTGCTGAGAGCAGCGTGGACTTCCATGATAAGCCCAGGCAAATCAGTAGTTTGCACGACGTGATTGCTGACATAGGCCGCAACGATATCGGCGGTCAGTTCAACCAGATTCTGGGTCTCCTGTTCGACCACAGCGTCCGTCATCATAAACTCCTATCCAATCAAAATATCTGTCTCAACCAACAAAGCAGCGCGTCGCATGCATCGCGACGGTATTCCCCCAACACGCCTTAGAGCGGCACTGCTTAAGCGCGGCCGATCACAAGACATACACGTCCTAAAGCATTTGATCCGTAACGATCTCTTAACCGTTTTCCGGAAAGACAGAGGTTGTTATAGTGACGAGGCGCGCATATGCGCACATCTGCTGGTGAAATATCACTACCCGCACAAATGTAAAGTTATAAACGCTGAAAATTCTTTTTTATTTGCAAAAAAGTCGTTTTTCGGCTCCGAAAGCATACAGAGACGCTTTAATACTTAAAAACATTCAAAACAGGAATGACGGCCTGTCAGGCTTTGTCATCTCTACTGTCGAGATCATCCAGAACAGTCTTTTCGTAAAGAGGGTAACCAATCTCGTGGGCCGCACGGGCAAGCAGATGGGCAGAAATCGGTGCGGTCAGGATGAAGAACAGGATACCGGCCAGCGCCCGTACAAAGGTCGGAATATCGCCCGAATGAATGCCGACGGCGAGGAAGATCAGCCCGGCGCCGACGGTACCGGCCTTCGAGGCGGCGTGCATGCGGGTATAAAGATCAGGCAGGCGCAGGATGCCGATCGCAGCCGTCAAAGCAAATGCAGAGCCGCCAAGCATCAGAACCGAAACCAGGATTGCAACGACATAGGCCATCCGTCAGCCCTCCTTGTCCGCATCGGCGGAAACCACCGGAATGCCATCACCGCTTTCGCCCTCGTCATAGGCCATCGGGTGCGGCTTGACGGCAAAGCCGGCCTCCGTCTCCGCGCGCATGCCGCTTGAGCGGATGAAGCGGGCGAAGGCAACGGTGGCGAGAAAGCCGACTA
Protein-coding sequences here:
- a CDS encoding SufE family protein yields the protein MTTKLDQILEDFAFLDDWEDRYRYVIELGRELPDLPDAEKTEENRVHGCASQVWLVTEIGNGDDPMMTFRGDSDAHIVRGLVSIVLTVYSGLKASEIARTDAIETFRKIGLVEHLSAQRANGLNAMVTRIRDLAARAFAA
- a CDS encoding DUF6456 domain-containing protein — its product is MTMSERGEKSPLEVMARMVARDGKPFLSEAAFEAGERLARDFYRAGMLPGVSAALTPRLESRGRGGWRGPSDMTDAMLDARKRVSAALGAIGPELADVAIDFCCFMKGLERMERERQWPVRSAKLMVRTALQALARHYAPPPARGGVRHWGEAGYRPEIAALFAED
- a CDS encoding helix-turn-helix domain-containing protein, producing MSTHTELATETRYVSDRYAGGAGMRENWENCSNASAIRRACRIVLLITKEMAFVAGDRISFHQDRRRPVSHFRQIAMYVCHVTLQLSLSEIGQAFGRDRTTVAYSCRVIEDRRDERDFDEFIASVERLALSVVVAAGVHDDV
- a CDS encoding MucR family transcriptional regulator; amino-acid sequence: MTDAVVEQETQNLVELTADIVAAYVSNHVVQTTDLPGLIMEVHAALSNTSKPVGSLPAAEKQKPAVSVRKSISGDHLVCLECGGTFKSLKRHLMTHHDLSPDSYREKWDLPADYPMVAPSYAEARSRLAKEMGLGQRRKR
- the mnhG gene encoding monovalent cation/H(+) antiporter subunit G, producing MAYVVAILVSVLMLGGSAFALTAAIGILRLPDLYTRMHAASKAGTVGAGLIFLAVGIHSGDIPTFVRALAGILFFILTAPISAHLLARAAHEIGYPLYEKTVLDDLDSRDDKA